From Azospirillaceae bacterium:
CGGGGGCTGGATCGGCTGGCTGACGATGGCGCCGTCGTCATTTTCCAGAGGCTTGCCGTCGGCCGTCAGGATGTTGTCGGCCTGCTCGAAGGTGGCGAAGACGAAGTAGGGGGCGGAGGGGGTTTTCTGGATGATGTGCAGCGCCACCAGGGCCCATTCGTCCTGCCAATAGCACGGCACCTGAGCCGCAGCCTTGTCGAAGCTAACCTTTCCGGCATAGGGGATGTTTTCGTAATAACGGACGGTGGCCATGTGGAAACGGCTGCGATCCTCGCCCTTGGCCAGGCGCCGCCAGGCGGACTTGACCTCGAACGTGCCGGTCGGCAGGGCCGGGACGGTGCCCGGGGCCGGCACCTTCTTATTCGCCAAGGCCGTCTTCCAGGTGTCGATCTGTGCCTGCAAGGGTGTGCCGGTGCCGGAATACCAAAACTTGTTCGCGGCCACGTAGTCGTATTCCGTCTTGTTGGCCTTGGCCAGGAAGCGGATCAGTTGCGGTGCGTTGTTCTTCATGGACGGCGCCTCGTCCCGCAGGATGCCGGCGTACATGGTGGCCAGTTCGATCTGGCTGGTTTCGTCCAGGTTGATCCATGGGGCCTGCGCCACCGGCGGTTGCCCCGGACAGGCGGCGATGGTTCCCTTGTACTGGTACTGCGGTGGATCGTTGTAGCCGTAGTCGACGCCCCGGGCCTGGTAACCGTGGGGCGGGGCGGTCAGGGCGTTGGCACCGGGGAATATCTCCACCTTTTGCCGGTATGTCTGCCACACCAGCGGCCCCGCGCCGGGTTGGCCGAACACGGCCTTCTCGTCGGGGACGTCGCGCTGCACCGTGCCGTTCGACTGCGCCGCCGGCCAGTTCAGGGCGATGAACTCCTGCCAGGCGAAAATGGCGGCACCCTGCAGGTCGGTGTTCGCCGCGCCGCCGGGAATGTCGGTCGGCGGCAGCGGTGATACCACATCCTTGCGGGAGGTGATCTGCTTGATGATTGCCGCGGTGTCCACCTCGTCGGCCACGGCGGCGGCGGGGACTGTCCCCACGGCCAGTTCCAGTGCCAGCGCCGCCCATAGCCAGGGCGCCGCGCGGTATCGTCCTCCATGCGCACTTGTCATCTTGAAACTCCCCTGGTCAGAAAGGTTCGGCCGGCCCCAGGCGCCCTAGCGGCCGGCCGGTGGGCATATCGGCGGGTTGGTGGGCCGGGTGGTGGCGACGGCGTATTGCTGGAAGGCGACCGCCAGCTGCAATGAACTGTCCAGCGGAATGGCCGTCTTGAACGCCCCGGACGGGTAGCCCGCCGGGTATTTGTAGTCGGAGAAATAGGCCTGGTTGTCCGGCGTGTTCCGGGTGCAGATATCGTCGAAGGTGAAGATGGCCGGCACATCCTTGCCCTGGACGCCGACGACGCCCACCGGGGCCGCGTACGCCCCCATGTGGCAGGACACGCAACTGGAGTTGGCCTGGTCGACCACCCCCGCCAGGCGCCCCTGGCAGCCATAGTGCTGCGGCAGGTCGATGGGCGCGTGGATGGTTTCCCGCAACGGCCGGCTTTGCCCCTGGGGCACCGCCGGGAAGGTCAGCCCGTCGCTGCCCCATTGCACGCCCAGGGGCACCAGACGCGACCGGACGGTGGGGCCCGGCAGGCGGCCGTCGTAAGCCAGGGTGCTGTAGACCCAGCGGGTGGGGGAGCGGGGATCGACCACGGCGATGTCCATCTGCACCATGTGCACCTTGGTCACCGCCCGCCGGCAGGTCTCATACTGGGTGGGCGAGGTCTGGACGTGGCCATCGGCGCTCCAGTTGGTGGAGCCTTTCAGGTAGGGCACCGCCTTCTCATCGGCGGTGGTGTTCAGGATCTTTATGACCACCGTGCCTTCGGGGAACGGCAACCCCCGGGCCAGGGCGCCGCCGTCGGTGGTGGCCGGCACGCCGGTATGCGGGACGGCCTGTCCCAGGGACCAGGCGCCGCAGGGGTTGTACATCCCCACCGACCAGGTCTCGAACAGGGGATCCACGCCATCGACGGCGACGGCACCCGGCAGATGATGCCTGCCGCTGCCCCGGCCGCCGCCCCGGAACGTGGACTCCGCGGTCGACAGCTCATTGGTCAGGCCGTGGACGTATTCCCGGCCGCGCTGGCCGTCGTAGGCCATCCAGGGCACATGGAACCAGCGCACCTTGCCCTTGACGGCGACCTTCCAGCCCAGCCGGTCGGGCAGGTTGGGATCCTGATCCTCCCAGACATAATCGACGATGGCCTGGATATAGGCTTTCCACTGGTCCCACGACGGGTTGGGGTCGGTGAAGGACACCTCCTGCCGCAGCCAAGGGGCGTCGCAGGTCGGTTTGGTGGCGGGGTACTGATGGCTGAGCGCGAACCGATGCCCGTCCCAGTCCCCCGGCGGGCGGTTCACCGCGTCGCGAAACGCCAACTGCGCCGGATCGGCCGATTTGCCGGCCGCCGGTTCCCGCGCATGCGCGGCGCCGGCCAGCAGCAGCAGCCCCAACATTCCGCAGGCGACATGCATCAGGCTGCGCATTTCCCGCTCCCTTTGTTCCAGGCGTTTCCGGCACGTGCCGACGCGTCTCAGATCCGCAGGTCCCCGGCATCGACCAGGCAGGCCTCGCGCACACGCTGCACCGTGGCCGGCACCGCCAATTCAAACCAGTCGGCGTGGCCCCGGTCCTGCCGGGCGGCGAGGACCGCGTTCTTGAGCGCCAGGTAGACCGAGGCCGCCAGCACCAGGGGCGGTTCACCCACCTCCTTGGAACCCAGGACCATGTCGCGGTTCGCGGTTTCGAGCGGGCCGGTGCGGGGATAGAATCCCACATTGAATTGCAGTGGGATGGTCGTGGTGGCCGGCAGCTTGTAGCCCCAGGTGTTGTTGGAGTTCAGCCGGCCCGCATCCGGACCATCGGGCTGGATGACGATGTCTTCCGTCAGCACGTACCCGGCGCCCTGCACGAAAGCGCCCTCCACCTGGCCGATGTCGATGGCGGCGTTCAGGGTGTCGCCGATGTCGTAGACCAGGTCGGTGCGCAGCACCGTGGTCTCGCCCGTCAGCACGTCGATTTCAACCTCGCTGCAGGCGGCGGAATAGGTGTAGCCGGTGAATTGATCGACCCCTTGTTCCGGGGCGTTGGGGGTGTAGTGGAGATTCTCGGCCGGCTTGTCGCCGCCGGGGATGGCGACCCGCGACTGCGCTGACAGGTTGATCCGGTCGAAATGGGCCGAACCAATGATGGCCTGCCAGATCAGGCGGCCGCCGCTGTTCGGGATCACGGCCTGCCAGCCGTCGGGATAGTTCCAGTAGTCGATGTGCTGCTGGGTGCACCAGGCGTCGCCGAAATCGGTGCGCAGCTTTTGGCAGTAGGCCTCCAGCCGGGTCCGCAGGTCCAGGCAGGCGACGCGCACCGCCTCGGCGTTGAAGCCGGTGCCGGTGGACGCGCCGGTCGATACGGGGTTGGGCACCACCTGCAGGTCGGTCGGCGCCATGGTGATGAAAGCCATCGGCAGGTTCAGGATTTCCGCCGCCACCTGGGTGATCTTGGTGGCCAGGCCCTGGCCGATTTCCACCCCGCCCTGGTGCACCAGCACCGACCCGTCCTCATCCGCGATGTCGACCAGGGCGCCGGCCTGTTCCAGGAAGGCGGCGTTGTAGCCGGCGCCGTACTGCACCGGCATCATCGCGATGCCCCGCTTGCGCCAGCGGTTCTGCCGATTGAAATCCTCGACCGCGGCGACACGGCGGTCGAAATCCGCCTGCTGTTTCAGGTATTGCCAGACCTGGGCGATGTAGCAGCCCTTGAGCACGGTGCCGACGACGCTCTGCTGGCCGGGCTGGTACAGGTTCACCTCGCGCACCGCCTCCGCCGGCATGCCCAGTTCATGGGCCGCCCGGGCGATGGCATCCTCCAGGATCAGGATGCCCTGGATCAGTCCCATGGACCGGAAGGCGGTATTGCTGGCCAGATTGGTGCGGGCCACGTGGCCCTGGGTCTTCCAGTTCGGCACCATGTAGGCGCTGTCGATCCGCATCTGGACACAGTCCATGACCGTGAACGAACAGTCGTAGGTGGCGCCGCCATTGGAGTAGAGATCCAGGAAAAGGCCCAGGATCCGCCCCCGGGGCGCCGTTCCCTCACCGGTCGCGATTGCCAGGCTGTAGCCGCCCTCATACGGATGCCGCCGGCCGATCATCTCCATGTCTTCTTCCCGGCGCAGGGCGATGCGGACGGGCCGCCTCAACTTGGCCGCCGCGATGGCTGCCGGCGCGGCGACGAAGGGCGAACGGGTAGTCTTGCCGCCATAGCCGCCGCCAATGCGCTTGATCACCAGGGCGACGCTGCTGATGGCCAGTCCCAACACGCCGGCGATGGTGCTCTGGACGCTGTCCGGGCTTTGCGACGATGGGTTGACCGTCATTTGGCCCCGTTCCCCGGGCACCACCAATGCCGACTGCGTCTCCATATAGAAATGGGCCTGGGAACCGACGGTCTGGGTTCCGTTCACGATCAGGCAGGTGCTGCCGTCCAGGGTCACGGCACCTGTCTGCCCGACCCACCCAAGTTGGGAGTTGGGTCGCATCACGTACAGGATGTGGTTGTAGGGCGGATGGACGGTGTCGATCAGCAACGAGTTCCGGTCCTTCGCATCCTGGATGGTCAGGATGGGGGCGGGCGCGTTGGGGTCGCCGGTGGCATCGTTGTAGAGGATGCAGGACTGGCGGATGTAGTGCGCGATGTCGATGGCGTCGGTCTCATCCTCCGCCAACACCAGCGCCATCGGTTGCCCGTACCACTCGACTTGGTCCTGGGCCAACAAGGGATCCGTCCCACCGATCTGCCCGGCCAGGACGCCGGTGCGGTTGTTCTGGCCCGTCGGCACGTCCTGGGCGGTCAGCAGCGCCACCAGCGCCGGAAAGCGGCCACGCAGCCAGGCGGTCAGCGTGGGTGGGTCCACCGGCGTCAACGGCGCGTCCGGAATGCGGAAGACGAAGCGCGCCAGGGCCCGGCTGGACAGCACGAAGGCGCCGTTCAGCCCCCGCGGCGGCAGGGGAAGGTCATGGATGTAGCGGGCCTCGCCCGTGGCCTGGAGGAAGGCGTCCAGCTTGATGAAAGGCAGGCCCACCGGCGCCTTGTCCGGGTTGAACGGGATGGTCTGGGTTCCCCGGCTGAGCGGTCGTTGATAGGGGATTCCGGCCGAGGCGACGGCCGGCGGAATGATCGCGGATCCGGTCGCCGTCGCCACCTCGATGAAGAATTTGTAGAGAAAACTTTCCGCCAGATGGCGGCGATAGACGTCACTGAAGCCTTCGTCGGGCAAGCTGGCGCGCCGGTCCTGCCACTGCTCCAGCGTGGCATCGACATCGTCGCGCAGGCCGGACAGGGCCGCCTGCAAGGTGGCCGCTTCCCACCGCCGCCCCTTCAGGGCCGCCTCCGCCGCGGTGGCATGGAAGGCGACGGGCCCGATGCCACCCAGAACGATGGCGGCGTCCGTCACCATCCCCTGATCGTCGAAGCGGACCCGGCAGCCGGCGTTGACGATGGAATGGGCGTTCACCTCCCGCAGGGCCACCTTGTAGGGCCGCACGTATTCCCGCGCCACGGCCGGGGGTACGAGATAAGCGACGATGACCATGCGCTTCAGGGCGTCGTCGGTCTGCCAGTCCCGGGCGAAATCCAGGATGGGCATGAAGCGCCATTTGCTATCAGGAAGCCGATCGCCCACCACCACCACGGCGTCCAGCGCCACCAGGATCGTGAACATGTCGGATGGGAAAGGCACCCCCTGCCGGATGTGGCGTACCACCAGCATGGTGTTTCCGGCCAGGCTGGCGGCGTTGCGGACGATGGTGCCGGCCGTGCGTTGGGCCATATAGCGTATCGCCAGGGTTCTTTCGTCGTTGATGCCCTGAGCGATGCCGCGATCCAGGAAATCCAGCAATTCCCCGTAACTGACTCCACCTCCCAGAGTATAACCGTCCGAATCGACGGCCTGATTCTTCAGTTCGGGTATCTTTGAGATATCGACCAGGTGGCGCGGATCTTCCTGGTGGCGATCGTAGATGCCGATGGAGGTGTTGCCGTTGACCAGCTTCAGGTCGTCGGCCGGCAGGGTTTCCAACAAGATGAACAGATCGCTCAGGTCGATGGGCCGATACCAGGTGTGGCCATCCTTGATGATCCGCAACGGCAGCTGATAGGGGTCTTCCGGTGGGACCGGGGCGTCGATGACATTGGTATGGGCGACGTTCGGATCGGCCAGGCAGGTCATGCAACCCATCTCGTCGGCCGGCGTCCAGTCGCTGGCGAACTGGCGCATCGCATACAGGATGGGCCGATAGCCGGTGCAGCGGCAGAGGTTACCATCGAACATCCGTTCGATCGCCAGTTGGGTCGGCTTGGTGTCGCCATGGGCGGCGAGGAAGGCTGTCATCGCCATGGTCCAACCGGGCGTGCAGTAGCCGCACTGCGATCCGTTTTCCTTGGCGATGCCGTACTGGACGGGATTCAGCGCCGTCTCGACGCTGCCGGCACCCTCGATGGTGGTGATGGCCGTGCCGTCCAGCGAGCAGACCGGCCGCAGGCAGGCGTTGATGGCTTCGTGACGGACCCCCACCCCCTGAATGTCCCATCGGGACAGCATGACGGTGCACAGGCCACAGCCGCCCTGGCCGCAACCCTTCTTGGATCCGGTAAGACCCACGGCGGGGGAGCGTAGCCAGTCCAGCAGCAGCAAGGTCGGATCGGGATTCTCCAGCAGCCATTCCTGGCCGTTGAGGAAGAAGCGGATCACCGTGCCCGGCTGGGGCACGGGGCAGGCGGCCGTCGCCGACGTTCCCAAGGCAGCCATTGGAATCTCCCGGGTTTGCGACGCGTGAAGCGCCTGGTGCCGAACCTGCTGGAGGCGTACTGAACCCACCGTGAGCGACGGAATGCCGCTTTCGCGAAATCATTTGCCAGAATAAGCAACTTTAAGGGGAAATCGGAATCTGATTCAACCTTAAAAATTAATATTAAAATTAATACAATTAATAAGACGCGCCGTTATATTTTTGTGGGAATAACGAGGTGTGAAAATCATAAAATTCACCCAATAATTGTTATTGATATTCAGCCAGGAGCCTTGCCGGCGTGTACCGGGGTCATTCGGCAACCGTCCATGGCGGCTGTGGCCCGCCGACAATAGGGTTCCGAACCGGTACCGTTATGTTCAGACTAGGTGATCCCCCCCTCAGCACCTTTCGGCCCTGACCTCGGATGCCTGGCTCACGGGCGCGAAGCCTCACTTCGGGTTGCGCACGTAAAGGCTTGGAACCTTCCAGCCGAGGATGAGAGGCGCACGCGCCTGACCCCGTATACGAAGTTACGTCCTATCCGGCCGATTTCCCTTGGTTCTAAGGTGGCGCCGGCCCCGAGGACGGGGCCGGGTTTGGCCATGAGGGACCCCTGGATGCGAATCGGGGCGAGGGGCCGGCGGTTGGCTGGCGCGCTGATTTTCCTGATGGGATCGACTGGCATGGCCGGCGCCTCGCCTTGGGGCGAGGTGGGGGACGGCCAACTGCGCGGCGATATTGAAACTCTGGCCGCGGCTGGCCTGATCGACGGCGTCACCACCCAATGGCCCCTGCCGTGGACGGCCGTCGTGCCGGCCTTGAAAGCGGCCGACCTGGATGCCCAGCCGGAGGCGGTGCAGGCGGCGGCCCTGCGGGTGCTGGGCCGGGCCACGCGGGAGAACCGGCCGGGCTTCAGCACCAGCGCCAGCCTGGACCTGACCAACGCGCCCGCCCTGGTCCATGGCTTCGACAGCCTGGGCCGGGGGGAGGGGCAGACCCAGGTGGCGCTGTCCTACAGTTCCAGCACCGTCTCCGCCCGCCTGGCCGTGGGGGGCTACACCCAGGACCTCAAGACCGGCGCCACCAAGCTGGCGCTGGATGACAGCTATTTGGCGGTGAAGGCCGGCGACGCCCTGGTTTATGGCGGCTGGCTGACCCATTGGTGGGGACCCGGCTGGATCTCCGCCCTGTCCCTGTCCAACAACGCCAGGCCCATGCCGCAGGTGGGCATCCAGCGCCTGGACACCTCCCCCTCCACCTGGCCGGTGCTGGAATGGCTGGGCCCCTGGCAGGTGGAAGCCTTCCTGGGGCTGATGGACGGCCCGCGCCTGCAGAAGAACACGGTGTTCGACGCCCTGCGGGTCACGGTCAATCCGGCACCGGGGCTGGAGATCGGCCTGGCCCGCACCGGGGAGATCTGCGGCCAGGGGCATGATTGCGACCCGGCGGAATATTTCCAGCTGAACAACTCCCCCACCGACGTCAACAAGACCAATGACGAGGGGGTGGTGGACATCAAGTACAGCCACGATTTGTGGGGCGTGCCGGCGCAGGCCTATGCGCAGTTGATGAACGAGGACAGCTCCCCCATCACCCATTCCGGCACCAGCCACCTGTTCGGTGCCGCCGCCTTCGTGCCCCTGGCCGGCCGGCCTCTGCGGCTGACGGTGGAATACGCCGACAGCATCTCGACCACCGATATCTTCAGTTTCGCCAGCCGTATCTACGGCTTTTCCTACACCAATGGCGGTTACCCCGACGGCATGCGCTATCGCGGCCGCACCATCGGTTTCAGCCTGGACGACGATTCCCGCCTGCTGTCCCTGCAAGGCAGTTGGAGCGACGCCGATGGCTGGACCTATGAGGTGACCCTGCACCATGCCGCCATCGGAACGGCGCAATCGGCCGGCGCCAACATCGTCAGCCCCGTGCCCATCAAGGTGAACATCCTGGAAGGACGGTTCAGCCTGCCGTTCCGCCATTTCACCCTGGACCTGCGCGGCAGCGTCCAGGACGACCAGGCCCGGCCGGACCATGGTTTCCTGCCGGCGGTGGAGGCGGCGCTGCGCATCGCGCTGTGATGGGGGCGCTGTGATCGGGGGGCATAAAATGGCGGTCACATGGGAATAAACCCGCCGCCCATATCCGTCATGGGAATGAGGGGAGGCACCTCCCCCGTCGCCTGCCGGAGGTTCCATGCCGTCCATCGTCCCCTGCGCCAAGACCACGCCCCCGCGCGACCGTGTGCGTGACGTCGCCGCCGGCCTGTTCGCCGACCGGGGGCTGGATGGCTTCAAGATGCGCGACCTGGCGGAGCGGCTGGGCGTCAGCGTCATGACGCCCTATCGCTATTTCGAGAATAAGGAGGCCATCCTGGCCTGCGTCCGCGCCCATGGTTTCGCCTGCCTGGCCGATGCCTTGGACCGGGGGCGGGCGGCGGGCCCGTTGGAGCAAAGGGTGCTTGACCTGGCGACGGCCTACGGCGCCTTCGCGATGGCGCAGCCCGCGCGCTATCGCCTGATGTTCACGCTGGCGCCGGCCCAGACGCCCAATGGGGCGTCGAGCGGGGGGGCGGGTGGGGCGCCGGGCGTGGCCGAGGTGCGGCGCCAGGAACGCCGGGTGGACGACGCCTTCGCCGCCCATGCCGCCGGCTTGGCGGCGGCGGGCTTGCCCTGTGCCGATCCCGCCGGTTTGGGCCGCCTGCTGTGGTCCACCCTGCACGGCGTGGCCATCCTGCATCTGGGTGGCCAGTTGCCGCAGGCCGACCTGACGGTTGCCCTGTGCCGGGCCGCGCGGGCGCTGGCCATGGCCGGTGCCGCCCTGGGGGCCACGGCATGACCATGGCGGCGCCGGAGCCGCGGCACCTGCCCGAGCCGGCCCCGCGGGCGGAGGCGGCCCAGGCACTCCCGCCATCCCGCGTCCGCCGCCGCCTGACCCGAAAGCGCGCGTTCGACATGGCGTTCAGCCTGGCGCTGCTGCTGGCCTGCCTGCCGCTGCTGGCCCTGGTCGCCCTGCTGATCCGCCTGGACAGCCGGGGACCAGTGCTGTTCCGCCAGCGCCGCATCGGCTTGGCGGGCCAGCCATTCCACATCGTGAAGTTCCGCACCATGCACGTGCTGGAGGATGGCGCCGACGTGGTGCAGGCCATGGAGGGCGACCCCCGTGTCACCCGGGTGGGGGGCATCCTGCGGGTGACCAGCCTGGATGAACTGCCGCAACTGCTGAACGTGCTGTCGGGTGAGATGTCGCTGGTCGGCCCGCGCCCCCACGCCGCCGCCCACGATGATTACTACCGCGCCCGCATCCCCAACTATCTCTACCGCCAGAACGTCCGGCCGGGCATCACCGGCTGGGCACAGGTGAAGGGTGCCCGCGGGGCCACGCCGCGGGTGGCCGACATGCAGGCGCGGGTGGACCTGGACGCCTGGTATGTCGACAACGCCAGCCTGGCGCTGGATCTGAAAATCCTGGCGCGCACGCCCCTGGTGGCCTTCACCCGGCGCAAGGCCTGTTGAGGGGACGCAAGACCGTTTCCAGGGCCCGGGTGGGGACCCGGGGGAATAAACGGGCCAGGCGATACGTCTTAAGCATGAGAGGGCGATGTTCCCCCGGGGAATTGGCCCCTGGGACGCCGGGGAAGATGGACGTAAGCTGATGCGACAAAGGCGCGGCGCGAGGTTCCGCAGTGGTCTGGAATGCCCCGTGTCGGAGAACCCTAGGCCGTGACCCAACAGTTCGCGAACGCCCTGGTGATGCAACTGCCGGCACTGAGGCGATACGCCCTGGCGCTGGTGGGCAATGCCGCGCTGGCGGATGACCTGGTCCAGGATTGTGTGGAACGCGCGCTGAGCCAATCAGCGCAATTGCGGGAGCTGCCGCGCATCTCCGGCTGGTTGAGGCGCATCCTGCGGAACCTGTACACCGATGAGATCCGCCGCAACCACAGCCGGGGGGAGGAGCAGGACATCACCGAACTGGCTGACCATGTGGAACTGAGCACGCCGCCGGTCGATGTCGAGGCCGCCCGGGATTTCATCAAGGCCATCAGCCGGTTGACGCCTGAGCACCGGGAAATCCTGCTGTTGTCCAGTGTCGAGGAATTGAACTACCGCGAAATCGCGGAAGAGTTGGATATTCCGGTGGGTACCGTGATGTCGCGCCTGGCGCGGGCACGCGAGCGGTTGCGTAACGTGATGCAAGGCGGGGGCGCGGAGGTGATCCAGCTGCCCCTGGGATCGAAAGACCGAAAGTGAGCGACGACACCTCCAACCATCCCTCCATCACGGAGGTCGACCTGCACGCCTTCCTGGATGGCGAACTGTCGGAAGACCGCGCCCGCCTGGTCGAGGCGGCCCTCCTGGCGGATCCCGCCCTGGCGGAACGTCTGGCGGGGTACGAGGCCGACAAGGCCATGATGAACCGGCTGTACGGCCCGCTGATCGACCGGCCGGTGCCGCAGCACCTGATCGATCTGGCGCAATCGGCGGCCCGCCGGCCCGCCACGCGGCCTTGGGCAGATTGGCGCCGCTTGGGTGCGGTGGCCGCCGTCGTGCTGCTGCTGGTCGGCGGGGGCGGTTACCTGGCCCTGCGGCCGGCCGGCGATGTGGTGCAGCTGGCGCTGGCGGCGCGCGAGGTGCCGGCTGCCGTGCCCCCCGACCTGGCGCCCTACAACGCGGCGCTCAGCCGCATCGTCGCCCTGAACATCCGGGTGCCGGACCTGGCCCGCGCCGGTTATCGCCTGGCCGGGGTGAAGCTGGAGGGTGACGCCGCCACCGTCGCCTATCGCGATGCCGACGACCGGCTGTTCACGCTTTACCTCCGCCGGTCGGACGGCACCGTGCGCTTCGACCAGTTCAAGCGGCAGAACCTGCGCGTCTGCATCTGGCAGGACGACCAGTTGAGCATGGTGATGGCCGGTGAGATGTCGGCGGCCGTGATGCAGAAGCTGGCCAGCATGGCCTATCTGGGCCTGACCGCCCCGGCCTGACGGGCGTCCAGATCTGACTAACGGCCCCCGACCTGGTTAGCGGATGGAGCGGGCGGACAGGCTGTCCGGGCTGAACAGGGTGGCGGGATGGGGGGACGTGACGGTGTAGGGTGCCGCCTCGCCATTGAAGGCGAAGGTGTAGGCGTAGCCGCCCAGTTCGAAGTCATGGATGAACTGGCTGCCGATCACCACCGCCGGCACGTCCGGCATCAGGTACATGGTGGCCTGCCCGAATTTCCACAGTTTGCCCTGTTCGTCCCAGGAATCGGCGTAAACCGCCATCCAGGTGTCTTCATCGAGATAGAGCCGCCGATGCGGGACCACGTCATGCGCGCCAGGGGCCAGGGTGCCGTCGACCACCCAGACGCGGTGCAACTCGTACCGCAGGGCGTCGGGGTTGGGGTGGGTGGGGCCCAGCACCTCGGAGACCGGCCGGGTGTACAGGCGGTTGTTGTTGTAGGGCACGAACATCTCGGCCTTGCCCACCAACTTGAAGTCGTAATGGTCCAGGCCGCCGAAGAAGATGTAGTACTCGTCCTCGCTCATATAGCCGGCGGCGTCGGTGTCCGGCACGTCGTAGGAAATGGCCGGCGCCTTGCGCACCCGGTGCTCCCCCGGCAGCAGGCGCCATGCATTGAAATTGCGCTGTTTGACGTTGATGGGCTGCCAGTTCAGGTAGCCTTCACCGACGCGCGAGGCCGGGGCGACCGCCAGGTGCAGGGTCTTGAAGTAATAGCCGCCGTAGCTGTCGGGCGTGGCGTCGCGGTAGTAATAGGGGAAATCGGCGATTTCCTTGTAGCCGCTGGCCTTTTCCACCACCCCGTCCGCCGGCACGACATAGGTGCTGACCGTCACTTCGCGCGCCGGGCCCCAATAGGCCAGCAGGTGGTTCCACATGGCCTGGAACCCGTCCTTGGGCAGGGGGAAGGGAATGCCGCCCACGGCACCTTCCACCCCATAGGCGATGCCTTCCAGCGCCGGCCGGGCGCGGGTGGCGTTGCACAGGATGTTGTCGTAGACCCAGTTCGGCGCCGCGGCGGTGCGGTGGCTGGGGTAGATGTCCATGCGATAGTCGGCGTCCCGCCCGAACAGGTGTTTCGCCCCCTCCGGCAGGCGGTCGGCGTAGTCGCGGAAGTTCCGGGCGGTGATGGAGAACAACGGCTTTTCCCCCGCGAACGGGTCGGGGCGCGGGCCCGCCGGTGGCACCGTGG
This genomic window contains:
- a CDS encoding molybdopterin-dependent oxidoreductase; protein product: MAALGTSATAACPVPQPGTVIRFFLNGQEWLLENPDPTLLLLDWLRSPAVGLTGSKKGCGQGGCGLCTVMLSRWDIQGVGVRHEAINACLRPVCSLDGTAITTIEGAGSVETALNPVQYGIAKENGSQCGYCTPGWTMAMTAFLAAHGDTKPTQLAIERMFDGNLCRCTGYRPILYAMRQFASDWTPADEMGCMTCLADPNVAHTNVIDAPVPPEDPYQLPLRIIKDGHTWYRPIDLSDLFILLETLPADDLKLVNGNTSIGIYDRHQEDPRHLVDISKIPELKNQAVDSDGYTLGGGVSYGELLDFLDRGIAQGINDERTLAIRYMAQRTAGTIVRNAASLAGNTMLVVRHIRQGVPFPSDMFTILVALDAVVVVGDRLPDSKWRFMPILDFARDWQTDDALKRMVIVAYLVPPAVAREYVRPYKVALREVNAHSIVNAGCRVRFDDQGMVTDAAIVLGGIGPVAFHATAAEAALKGRRWEAATLQAALSGLRDDVDATLEQWQDRRASLPDEGFSDVYRRHLAESFLYKFFIEVATATGSAIIPPAVASAGIPYQRPLSRGTQTIPFNPDKAPVGLPFIKLDAFLQATGEARYIHDLPLPPRGLNGAFVLSSRALARFVFRIPDAPLTPVDPPTLTAWLRGRFPALVALLTAQDVPTGQNNRTGVLAGQIGGTDPLLAQDQVEWYGQPMALVLAEDETDAIDIAHYIRQSCILYNDATGDPNAPAPILTIQDAKDRNSLLIDTVHPPYNHILYVMRPNSQLGWVGQTGAVTLDGSTCLIVNGTQTVGSQAHFYMETQSALVVPGERGQMTVNPSSQSPDSVQSTIAGVLGLAISSVALVIKRIGGGYGGKTTRSPFVAAPAAIAAAKLRRPVRIALRREEDMEMIGRRHPYEGGYSLAIATGEGTAPRGRILGLFLDLYSNGGATYDCSFTVMDCVQMRIDSAYMVPNWKTQGHVARTNLASNTAFRSMGLIQGILILEDAIARAAHELGMPAEAVREVNLYQPGQQSVVGTVLKGCYIAQVWQYLKQQADFDRRVAAVEDFNRQNRWRKRGIAMMPVQYGAGYNAAFLEQAGALVDIADEDGSVLVHQGGVEIGQGLATKITQVAAEILNLPMAFITMAPTDLQVVPNPVSTGASTGTGFNAEAVRVACLDLRTRLEAYCQKLRTDFGDAWCTQQHIDYWNYPDGWQAVIPNSGGRLIWQAIIGSAHFDRINLSAQSRVAIPGGDKPAENLHYTPNAPEQGVDQFTGYTYSAACSEVEIDVLTGETTVLRTDLVYDIGDTLNAAIDIGQVEGAFVQGAGYVLTEDIVIQPDGPDAGRLNSNNTWGYKLPATTTIPLQFNVGFYPRTGPLETANRDMVLGSKEVGEPPLVLAASVYLALKNAVLAARQDRGHADWFELAVPATVQRVREACLVDAGDLRI
- a CDS encoding capsule assembly Wzi family protein — encoded protein: MGSTGMAGASPWGEVGDGQLRGDIETLAAAGLIDGVTTQWPLPWTAVVPALKAADLDAQPEAVQAAALRVLGRATRENRPGFSTSASLDLTNAPALVHGFDSLGRGEGQTQVALSYSSSTVSARLAVGGYTQDLKTGATKLALDDSYLAVKAGDALVYGGWLTHWWGPGWISALSLSNNARPMPQVGIQRLDTSPSTWPVLEWLGPWQVEAFLGLMDGPRLQKNTVFDALRVTVNPAPGLEIGLARTGEICGQGHDCDPAEYFQLNNSPTDVNKTNDEGVVDIKYSHDLWGVPAQAYAQLMNEDSSPITHSGTSHLFGAAAFVPLAGRPLRLTVEYADSISTTDIFSFASRIYGFSYTNGGYPDGMRYRGRTIGFSLDDDSRLLSLQGSWSDADGWTYEVTLHHAAIGTAQSAGANIVSPVPIKVNILEGRFSLPFRHFTLDLRGSVQDDQARPDHGFLPAVEAALRIAL
- a CDS encoding TetR/AcrR family transcriptional regulator produces the protein MPSIVPCAKTTPPRDRVRDVAAGLFADRGLDGFKMRDLAERLGVSVMTPYRYFENKEAILACVRAHGFACLADALDRGRAAGPLEQRVLDLATAYGAFAMAQPARYRLMFTLAPAQTPNGASSGGAGGAPGVAEVRRQERRVDDAFAAHAAGLAAAGLPCADPAGLGRLLWSTLHGVAILHLGGQLPQADLTVALCRAARALAMAGAALGATA
- a CDS encoding exopolysaccharide biosynthesis polyprenyl glycosylphosphotransferase, yielding MTMAAPEPRHLPEPAPRAEAAQALPPSRVRRRLTRKRAFDMAFSLALLLACLPLLALVALLIRLDSRGPVLFRQRRIGLAGQPFHIVKFRTMHVLEDGADVVQAMEGDPRVTRVGGILRVTSLDELPQLLNVLSGEMSLVGPRPHAAAHDDYYRARIPNYLYRQNVRPGITGWAQVKGARGATPRVADMQARVDLDAWYVDNASLALDLKILARTPLVAFTRRKAC
- a CDS encoding RNA polymerase sigma factor yields the protein MTQQFANALVMQLPALRRYALALVGNAALADDLVQDCVERALSQSAQLRELPRISGWLRRILRNLYTDEIRRNHSRGEEQDITELADHVELSTPPVDVEAARDFIKAISRLTPEHREILLLSSVEELNYREIAEELDIPVGTVMSRLARARERLRNVMQGGGAEVIQLPLGSKDRK